In Anaerococcus prevotii DSM 20548, the genomic window GAAGGCAGTTTCTGTAGCATCTCCTGCTGCAAAAATTCCTTCGACATTGCTTGCGCCATTCTTGTCAGTTATTATTTCGCCATGTTTATTTAGCTGGACTTCACTTTCAGTAAGCCATTCTGTATTAGGAACAAGGCCTACTTGGATGAAGCAGCCGTCGATTGCTATTTCCTTCTCTTCTCCAGAGGACCTGTCGGTAAATTTTAGGCTCTGGACCTTGCCATCTCCATAAAGGCCGGTCGTTTGGGCGTTGGTTATTATCTCTACATTTCCTAGGCTTTTTAGCTTATCTTGGAGGATTTTGTCAGCCTTAAGCTCTGGGAGAAATTCGATTACTGTAACCTTTTTGGCAAGATTAGCAAGATCAATTGCAGCTTCCACTCCGGAATTGCCGCCTCCAATTACTGCTACTGGCTTATCCTTAAAGAGGGGACCATCACAGTGGGTGCAATAGGCAACTCCCTTGTTTCTAAACTCAGTTTCCCCAGGAATTCCTATAAGTCTCCACCTAGCTCCTGTCGCAAGGATAGCTGTTTTTGCTTGTAGGGAAATATCATTATCTAGGCTCATTTCAATTAATTTATCTTTATCATTCCTCTTTATAGCTTTTGCCAAAGCTCCTGTCATGATATCTACACCAAGGGCTTGGACTTGATCCTTCATCTGATTCATGAAGTCAGGGCCTTCTGTATATTTAAAGCCAGGAATATTTTCTATAGCGAGAGTTTCGTTGACTTGACCACCAAATTCACTCGCCACAAGCCCTGTCCTAAGCCCCTTTCTTGCTGCATAAATTGCAGAAGTTGCAGCGGCAGGACCACCTCCGACTATGAGAACATCGAAGATATCCTTATTTTCAAAGTGACTTGTATCTTTAACACTTCCTAAAAGATCTAAGATCTTGTCCATAGATTGCTTGCCGCCTTCAAAGAAGTCTCCATCCTTAAAGATAGCAGGAACGGCGAGGACGTCACGACTTTCTGCCAAGTCCTTAAACATACCGCCCTCAATCATGGTGTGGTTAATATTTGGATTTAGAATCGCCATTATATTGAAGGCTTGAACCACATCTGGGCAATTGTGGCAGGAAAGAGAAACTATAGTTTCAAAATCCATCTTACCATCAAGGGCTTCTATCCTAGCCTTACTTTTATCATCAAGTTTAGGGCTAACTCCTCCCACTTGAAGGAGGGCGAGGGCAAAGGAGGCGAATTCATGGCCTAGAGGAAGGCCCGCAAAGACAATTTCTCCATGGTCGAAGTCTCCTTTTAGCTCGAAAGAAGGAGTATATTTAAGCTTTTTTTCCTCAACTTTAATTTTATCGGATAGGCTTGCTACGTCATCAATAAAGCCTTTAAGCTTCTTGGAATTTTCACCATCATCAACAGAAAGCCCAATAACGACTTCTGTTTTTAATAAGTCAAGATATTGGGCTAGCTGGTTCTTT contains:
- the ahpF gene encoding alkyl hydroperoxide reductase subunit F; translated protein: MLDQNLKNQLAQYLDLLKTEVVIGLSVDDGENSKKLKGFIDDVASLSDKIKVEEKKLKYTPSFELKGDFDHGEIVFAGLPLGHEFASFALALLQVGGVSPKLDDKSKARIEALDGKMDFETIVSLSCHNCPDVVQAFNIMAILNPNINHTMIEGGMFKDLAESRDVLAVPAIFKDGDFFEGGKQSMDKILDLLGSVKDTSHFENKDIFDVLIVGGGPAAATSAIYAARKGLRTGLVASEFGGQVNETLAIENIPGFKYTEGPDFMNQMKDQVQALGVDIMTGALAKAIKRNDKDKLIEMSLDNDISLQAKTAILATGARWRLIGIPGETEFRNKGVAYCTHCDGPLFKDKPVAVIGGGNSGVEAAIDLANLAKKVTVIEFLPELKADKILQDKLKSLGNVEIITNAQTTGLYGDGKVQSLKFTDRSSGEEKEIAIDGCFIQVGLVPNTEWLTESEVQLNKHGEIITDKNGASNVEGIFAAGDATETAFKQIVIAAGSGATAALGAFNYLMVN